cacgtatatacttttattttgagtaatttggttTGAAATGGCGGGCCTCCTTGATATTGGATCAGttctgaaatatctcttttgTACAGTTTAAAGCATTGCAAATGTTGTCTTTTACTCAAAACTCAAAAGATTGTCAgttgcctatatatatataacttctTTCTTTCcatcttaaattaaataagttgatTCAAAGAAATTCGTCTCCTTTCATctcttttaaagatttttatggTCTCGAACATTAAATCAACAATCAAATCGATGACCCTTCCTTTTCTGCATGCTTTTGCTATATGTTCCAGTGTGCAcactttcaatttcaaattcatgTATCGATTAAACGAACTAGATCTAGTATGTGAAAATTCAGtgtatttggtcaattttttaataaaaatgggaAAGTTAACCAtgtgaggactaaattgttaaacgTTGAAAATCTGTTGATTAAATGGATACTTTATAAATGCCATTAATCCCACTATCATTTGGAAGCATGTGTATAAAGTGGTAGCTAGCAATCCCAAAATATAGAATAAGATAAAACATATAATGTTTGACGGTTCCGACAATGTATacattaataagattattaatgtTTTAGAATGTTTGGGGGTACTTAGTTTCTCTCTCTATATGTACGTATGTATTGATTGCATAATAATTCAGAAATCATGGTAACTAATATCAAGGTATGAAACCCTGAACTAAGGGTgaagtaaattattttatttttatattttaatatgatgtTAGGATGGAAACTGAAatcaaatttacatattttaagaAATACCATCTATTACATATTAGCTTTTTCGGAATTAGATTATGGTTAAATTagtctttatttaattaaatatattattaaaaataaaaataaaaaataaaaccttattcatcaatttatttaaagtgATTCGCGAATTAACGAATCTAATTTCCCTCTCCAAACCAATACtccaattaatttttaatcaaacttattaatttaatccgatttaaacattattttttttacaaattacgGAACCCAACATTATATACCCTAAACCCTAGCAGCTAATTAAAgacacaaaattaaaacaatccCAAGGTAGAAAACACCCCAAATCAAGGAACTATGGTGGTAGAGGCCCTAATAGTTTAAGGACTGAAAATACTGCCCactagcttcttctttttttaactaCACCCCCCACTTTATAATAAAGCAAAAGctaagaataaaaaagaatactaaataaatgaaagaagaaagaaaagggaagcaAAGCTCCCAAACCCCACCCTGTATATAAAAATTCTTTCCAAGTTTCTTCACCCTCATCTGAGAAAGCAAACAAAAGGACCAAGGCACTGTTGGTAAAGCTTTTGACAAACCCCTCTTTGGTTGGGTGTTTAAACAAGGAAACTCAACGAAGTGAAAGGGttcaaaacaaaaggaaaagaagagagaaagcaacttttttttttctcttcttgtgCGTGTGGGGAACTTATTTTTGAAGGATCAGAGGCATatgaaattgaactaaatttttgttggtttttttttttttgcaacaaATGATGGCAGGAAACCCTAGCTGGTGGAGCATGCATTTGCATCCACCTTCTCAACACCCTTCAACTTTGTTAACCACACCATCCCCATCCCTCTTCCCTCAATATGTTGTTGAATATTCAGCTACTTCTTTGCCTGATAACCAAGAGCTTCCTCAGTCATGTAGCCAACTACTCTCGtgagcttttcttttttctctacTTTTTGTTCATGCTTGTTATATCTTTATATGTGTTGTTTTGGTTTATCTTTCTAACAAAGGTTAATTATGTGGTTGTGGTGGGTAGGGGTGGATTCTCCGGTGAAGAAGAAAGGTTATGTCCAAGTAATTTCCAGCCAAAAAAGTTGGAAAATTGGGAAAACCAAATCCTGAATCCATCTCTGAGGGTTCCCGTAGTTGAAGTTATAAAGCAAGAGGTTACTCAACAACATAGCAACTTGTACGGTCATCATCATGCCAGTGAAGAATTTCAAGCACCTAGGCTTCCAGTTCCACCAGCTGCTTGGTCTCAAATCATGGGAACTGCAGTTTTATCCCCCAGCCCCAGGTCCTGTATCACCACTTCAAGCAGTAATATGTTAGACTTCACTTATAACAAGGCCACAGATGGGTCTATCTCTAATACTCAACCACCCGTGGACCATTCTTCTGAGGTAAACAAAgattttacttatatataataataatcgTAAAGAATGTTTTGATAAAATCCTGCATTTATTTGGGTTAATCTGTGTTTTGGCAGTGTAATAGCAAAGGCAGTGGTGGGGTGTTTAAGAAAGCTAGGGTTCAGACGTCTTCAAGCCAACCACCTTTGAAAGTAAACACAagaatctttctttctttttctcttttaattctgGGTGCTTGTGCATTTGTGTTTGTCTGCCTAGAAtgttacttgtatatatatgtcGTTCTTGATTGTCCATTTTCAAGCATgtcttattcttttaaaatattaccagctaccattttataaaaaataataaattaaaaagagggtccaaaacaaagcaaaaaaaaaaaaaaacaactttgaTTAATAGTGTGTGTGTGCGTGCGCTGAATTTTATGCCCTTATGTATATGATAAATCCAGGTGAGAAAGGAGAAGCTTGGAGATAGAATAACAGCACTTCACCAGTTAGTTTCCCCATTTGGAAAGGTAATCCAAAAATCCCCTTAACCTTCTTCATCACCTACACACACCCACACTCAATAAACCAACACAAAGAATAATATATAGTACATTTTACAGAACAAGTTTTATTCTATGATAAAACCCATAAGtagatttctttcttttatttttttatgtactGTGTCCAGTACACTGATCAATgccattttctttgtttgtttaaattttttttgcacAATTTTTAACGTTAAAAAATTGTGGTTCACTGTAGAAACCAaacttctaattttaataatttttttcatcaatacaaattttcttcaaagacaaataaaatgatttaatataaaaaaagagagagatttCTTTTTGCGTTCTGGCTTGTTGGCTTTTAACATTAAAGGGAAATCTGAGAAAGATGATTTgggtttgtttttctttttgcagaCTGACACAGCATCTGTGTTGTTAGAAGCTATTGGTTATATCAGATTCCTTCAAAGTCAAATTGAGGTGATGTTTCTTCAACACTTACCCATTCATCTTTATACTCTCTGCATGCCCTATACGCCTGCTTATTGAAATCAGTGAGGAGAAAAGCAAGCATGCATCTATACTTGTATCGTTTAAAGTTTCAATAATtcatgctttttctttttctagacCATTAGTTATGGAAGTCATCAAAacaatatatgtatacattatTCTGTTTTTCCCCATCTAAAATGCAGGCTCTTAGCTCCCCTTACTTGGGTACTGCATCACCAAACATGAGAAACCAACAATCTGTAAGTACCCATACATATCCATAAACCCACTTCCCAATGCAATtagatatatacaattataGTATATGATGATATAATTAATTGATGGGTAAACTTTATTAGGGTCAAGGAGAAAGGAATTGTGCATTTCCTGAAGATGAAGGACAGGTAAACTTTATTGGATCAATCAACTCACAAAGGCAAAGGGGGATGGGATGGGATGGGATGGATGGGAAAgcactttttttttaactattattttatctataaagGAGGGCATTGAAAGAACAAGGTTCTCAGCTTTAACAACAACACATTTAAGTGAATAAAAGTTAATCAAAAGCATAATCTCTGGAACTGCATAAGtatatgtaataatttttttttttaaaaagcaagAAAAAGTGTTGAAGATAGACACAGTTCCAATGCCTTTTTTCCTTTGCCTTCTCCATATCTAATTGTTTTTAAAGGTAGCTGTTGAGAAAAGCAAAAGGGAAGGCTCCTTAACCAGAAGAGCCCTTTCTTGATATGATAATGATACCCCCCTCTCTCTCATTTGACTAATTGTTCATTTATACtgtaattatttatcatattaatcctgcatgatcatcatcatcatcactgctattattattatataactttaatttgataatatataaaaacaggAAAAGCAAGAGCCTAAGTCAAAGGACTTAAGGAGTAGAGGGCTGTGCTTGGTTCCTGTATCATGCACCCAACAAGTCGGAAGTGACAATGGTGCCGACTACTGGTCGCCGGCTTTCGGTGCGGCTTTTAATTAAGCGCacacacatatatttttatatgtatgtgGTAGCTAAGGTTTAAAGTATGCATTGAGTGGGATGGAATTGAATGATATAACATCATGAGCAGTCACTCTGCTGAGAATCTTAAGGCTGATTGCTCATGATGCTATTGCATTCCAAAAAGTGCCTATATTAATTGTTCCTTCTTCTTctgcttattattattaatgtaggATAGTTTGTACTTTAGTTTCCTTTGAACTATGACATTGCTTCATCTATATAAGAAGTTCGTTTCTATTTTTGTTCTtctcaaaatgaaaagaaaaaagaaaaccttgtTGGGGAAGcacctttctttcttcttgagGAAAGAATCccatctctcttttttttatatatatggattaaatattcaaatggtcccttaaaataaaatttgaaaataaggaTAATTAAAgacatgttaatatttttattaataaggagcaatttagtccctcaaaataaacaaagcataaattgagaaaataagccgtattaatcattttcatttaataaaagttGATCTAACCAAATGCGGTTGTGAAAAATATGGTCACATGTAAtaaaaattggttgaatttttaaaatttaacaacaaaaatcaacaaaattatataatataatatttataaaagttcaaaaatttccaaaaatcgattttaaaaaaatatatttaatttctttaaaagtataaaattcaaaaaatatattaaaaattaaaaattaaattttaaaaattatataatattaacaaaatattttaaaattttcaaaaaattataacaaaattttaaaaattagaaaagaaatgttccaaactttttatatttatataatattttttaattttattgaaattttccACAATTCAACCAATGGAAGAGAAGCATCTATGATTTTTacaactatttttaaataacttgTTCAATTGCCTTGTTTATTCTGGAAGGGACTAAGCTGCTCATGACCTAATTGCTTATTGCTATTGTTCATTTTTACTCACTTTTGAATAGTATATTAACCGGTTTAGGAGTATAAATAAACCCGctttatttttggtttgtatAACATTAGATGTCAATGTACATTTTCTTCAAACAATacttaacctaaattttttcctttttcctttggGTGGTTTGCTTTTTCTCATTTGATTTGTCTAATGGTGTTATCATCTGTCTTGTCTTCCCTTTTCCCCCTCTCTCCCTATCAATGCTCTCTTCTTTGTTTCTCCTTTTTCATCCCACATGtattctttcttttcaatttgtaaatttattttgtaagtaTCTATATTGTCTTCGTGGGCTGTGATGGATAAAAGTCAGTGCTCGCCGTCACTTAACCTCCACTGACCACCAGTAGTTTCTTTTGTAAGGTGGGTTGGTCGTTGATACTTGAATGATGGCCCGTCGTTGACTTCTTGATATGTTTCTATTTTGCGAGTATTTAGGAATAATAAATGACTTCATAAGTCAATTTGGACCcgtgttgtcttaagttttatgtgttttttttgttgtttttcattgtttaataagttttcattttttcttatgaaatgtGTGGAATTTTTTTGTCTTGTCTTGTACAAGTTCTAGTCTTGTTTTTGCAAGTGCTTTTAGGGATGGATTTGTTAATGTCCTCTCCAGTTTAGTTGATGTTTGATTCTTTTGTTGGTTCTGCCCACCACTTTAGACCCTCTGTAACTGGTTCTTTTATCACGATATGTGCTTGCAATCACCCCTGATATGTCGTGCTTGAGTTGTAATAAAATCGATTGTCAATGTATTGTAATATTGTTCTTTTCTTGTTGAGGTTGAAGCCTTTATCGTGTGAGGTACATTGAACTCTCAAAGAGAATTCAGATTTGAACTTTAGAAACAATATTATTATGAGGGACAAGCATGAGTCTTGataagattaatttttataaatcataaaatgaatataaaaaatatcttaatcatataaaaaatattatgtcattcaatatttttatataatattttaaataaaaaaacaacttaaccatttgtttttaaaactactatatatgaaaataaccaTACACTTggcatataattaaaaaaaaaactactcaCATcacatcaaatttttaaaaatatttttcacttttCGCGAATGTTGTCAatacatttctttttcattttcagtttgtcaaatatcaatattattttattatttttatcttttcatatcattaatattttattattatttatttatactattattaaacCTTTGAAAATATCCtttcgtatttaaaataaaatacttattatGAGATTTGAAACCACAATATTTAGGTTAACAAGATTTTAACTTACCTCTCAATAATCtaatatgttttatacattttaattttactatccATACTTTATTATCTCCTCCAGtcatatatattgataatgttattatttgagTTGGTGTTACGAATTAACTCGACATCaactcaagattgatgacaataccaagataaacaattgtagtgcatttaatatttttactcgatgtatttatatctttaaattttattgtactcacaattcaatctaatttttccattttaatattgtatatattgcatgtgtattattaattaattttaaataagacattttattatttattgcaGGTTGTTTTTAAACATGACgtagttttcaaatatattcagAATTTCtagtatttataatataattttaaaatatggaatGATTTATAAGTTACACCCATAAAACTATATCCAAAGCAATAATGTTGAGAGTTTGAAAGTAATGTTAAGAATGCAATGATGGTGCTAAGTAACTATCACCCATTCCACACACTCAAAACAAACTTTATAATTCACAATAATTAGGCCTTTGACAATGAGAGTACAATCCATGTGTACCATTCATGCtatgtcttttctttttatttaaaaataaataaggcaTCTTTATCTATATCAGTTTTTATAATCAGTTAAACATTATCCTAGTAATTGTTATAAAGAAATGGtgcatgaatatttttaatttaataaattatgattggggcacatttaattaatttctttcgCTTTTAAAAATTGGTTATGATTTGATTTGGGTTTTCATTAAAAGGAAAAGTAAAGAAAGCACTTGATGAAGATAAGAATAAATTTTGctataatttcataaaaggaGTGAACCTTTGCTTATAAGATTTCCAAATTAAACTTTTTGACCAATCGACATTATCTGATATGAAATCAATTTATCTCACAGACGATGTAGTAATGATTATATAATTAGAGTAATGCATCATTTATAgtttgaattatatttatatgttataacatgaatgaatgattttgtgggagaaaagagtaaaaacaaaaaaaaagttatacaTTAGCGTTACAGTATATCaccttttatttatatagatataaatactACAAATTTTGGGATAAATTAGTTGTATATGTCGGGtttttttaattggatttttagATCGTTTTTCAATTGGGGAATCAATTTTGGAGAGTGTGTGAAAGTAGGTTTcggcctttttttttttaattttgttaggaCTAGGATTTTAGGAGTGAAACCGCGAAAGTTTATAGGTAGATTTGAAGGGCCGAGATGCGATAACGCGTCTTagaacacatacatttcatatgttATGTTGGGATAGGACAATTATCTTAGAAACCCATACTATGGAAGTCAGGTTTCGGGGTGATAGTGTTTGATATGGTCACGTGTTGAAGTCTAAGTAGAGGTCCTAGTCGGCGGCCATGATGCAGTCACAGTTCGAGTATAACTGGGGGCCAATTGATAGTCGTTATACTATCACgagttcaagctttttggatACTCACAAATAATGCCTTATATACACCATACATAAGATTGAGGCCATAATCATAGGGGAAAATGAAGGTTTTTCCGGTGTAATCaacgtaatttttttctctatttccagGCAACTGATATCTTTAACCTTTCATTCTCATTCGAAGGCTGACACCGAGGTGGACACAAAATGGCTCTCAAATGGAGAGTGGATGTTCAAGCATAGTAGAAGTCAAACTCGGGATACAACGTGGCCAAGATGACTAATCTCCAACTT
This genomic window from Gossypium raimondii isolate GPD5lz chromosome 10, ASM2569854v1, whole genome shotgun sequence contains:
- the LOC105778029 gene encoding transcription factor bHLH68 gives rise to the protein MMAGNPSWWSMHLHPPSQHPSTLLTTPSPSLFPQYVVEYSATSLPDNQELPQSCSQLLSGGFSGEEERLCPSNFQPKKLENWENQILNPSLRVPVVEVIKQEVTQQHSNLYGHHHASEEFQAPRLPVPPAAWSQIMGTAVLSPSPRSCITTSSSNMLDFTYNKATDGSISNTQPPVDHSSECNSKGSGGVFKKARVQTSSSQPPLKVRKEKLGDRITALHQLVSPFGKTDTASVLLEAIGYIRFLQSQIEALSSPYLGTASPNMRNQQSGQGERNCAFPEDEGQEKQEPKSKDLRSRGLCLVPVSCTQQVGSDNGADYWSPAFGAAFN